A region from the Arthrobacter roseus genome encodes:
- a CDS encoding SIP domain-containing protein, giving the protein MTNEHAADLYDAVNNWGADDDYFLNFATAVPQGRVLDLGCGTGRITLAIARTGDFTVTGVDPDPTSLGAARNKPQGQIVEWIDGDSQAIPADRRFDVAIMSSNVVQEILDDDELARTFADIFSCLADDGRLTFDARDLRARGWEAWTKERSHKLVELPGGQSQHWYQTTHVGEETGMIDFCSHEIGPEGVESMECGPLRFRSEELLRTMLMDAGFIVQDVYGGYRHETVEDGIGSLVVVARKPATRRHLNRQEPSSVPEQSPRKAKLQVILEVIRTEQLSPGMVRVIAGGEGFAAFHSNGHTDQYVKIFFAKPELGLIPPYNFDELREKLAPEDLPTTRTYTVRWVNEHTQELALDFVIHGDEGLAGPWAARAQPGDTLVFRGPGGKYSPNPDADWYLFVGDAAALPAIAAAIEQLPPTAVGHAILEVHTPQDRLPLNTPAGIHVTWLDEAPDGGLATAVRALEWTNGQVDVFAHGERESMKDLRRLFKELGVDRSQLSLSGYWARGRAEDRFQAEKREPIGKIFED; this is encoded by the coding sequence ATGACGAACGAGCACGCCGCGGACCTGTACGACGCCGTCAACAACTGGGGCGCAGACGACGACTACTTTCTGAATTTCGCCACCGCAGTTCCTCAGGGCCGTGTCCTTGATCTCGGCTGTGGGACAGGTCGAATCACGTTGGCCATCGCGCGCACTGGAGACTTCACCGTCACTGGCGTGGATCCGGATCCTACGTCGTTGGGGGCTGCGCGTAATAAGCCGCAAGGTCAGATCGTTGAGTGGATCGACGGCGACTCCCAAGCAATTCCTGCCGACAGGCGATTCGATGTAGCGATCATGTCTTCCAACGTGGTCCAAGAAATTCTGGATGACGACGAACTGGCCCGCACCTTCGCCGACATCTTCTCGTGTCTTGCCGACGATGGTCGATTGACCTTCGATGCCCGTGATCTGAGGGCGCGAGGCTGGGAGGCGTGGACCAAAGAACGCAGCCACAAGCTAGTTGAACTACCCGGCGGACAGAGCCAGCACTGGTATCAGACCACCCATGTTGGCGAAGAAACCGGCATGATCGACTTCTGTTCCCATGAGATCGGTCCGGAAGGCGTAGAAAGCATGGAATGCGGCCCCCTTCGCTTCCGCTCAGAAGAGCTGCTGCGGACCATGTTGATGGATGCGGGATTCATCGTCCAAGACGTATATGGGGGCTATCGACATGAGACGGTTGAAGACGGAATCGGCTCTCTCGTAGTCGTTGCACGCAAGCCAGCAACCCGTCGCCACCTCAACCGTCAGGAGCCATCGTCCGTGCCCGAGCAGTCACCCCGTAAAGCCAAACTGCAAGTAATTCTCGAGGTCATTCGAACAGAGCAGCTCAGTCCCGGCATGGTCCGCGTCATCGCGGGCGGCGAGGGATTTGCCGCGTTCCATTCCAACGGCCATACGGATCAGTACGTCAAAATCTTCTTTGCCAAGCCGGAACTTGGACTCATTCCGCCCTACAACTTCGACGAGCTCCGAGAGAAGCTGGCCCCGGAGGACCTTCCGACAACCCGCACCTACACGGTCCGCTGGGTCAATGAGCACACGCAGGAACTCGCACTCGACTTCGTGATCCATGGCGACGAAGGGCTTGCCGGGCCCTGGGCCGCGCGAGCACAGCCCGGTGACACATTGGTTTTCCGCGGCCCCGGCGGTAAATACTCACCCAATCCCGACGCCGACTGGTACCTCTTTGTCGGCGACGCCGCAGCACTCCCGGCCATCGCAGCCGCCATCGAGCAGTTGCCGCCAACCGCCGTCGGGCACGCCATCCTTGAAGTGCACACCCCGCAGGACCGGTTGCCTTTGAATACCCCGGCCGGGATCCACGTGACCTGGTTGGATGAAGCGCCCGACGGCGGCCTGGCAACAGCAGTCCGGGCCCTTGAATGGACCAATGGACAGGTGGACGTTTTTGCTCACGGTGAGCGCGAATCCATGAAGGACTTGCGGCGGCTATTCAAGGAGCTGGGCGTGGACCGTTCGCAGCTGTCCCTATCCGGATACTGGGCACGCGGTCGTGCCGAAGACCGATTCCAGGCAGAGAAGCGCGAACCGATCGGGAAGATCTTCGAGGACTGA
- a CDS encoding ArsR/SmtB family transcription factor: METLNYSSVLARFGSAVSDPTRARILLALHDGPGYPSDLAEIIGVSRQSLSNHLSCLRGCGLVVSVPEGRRSRYELADAKLGEALSSLLGVVMLAAPECCLTNDGECC; encoded by the coding sequence ATGGAAACGCTGAATTATTCGTCCGTGCTGGCCAGGTTCGGCTCTGCTGTTTCGGATCCAACGCGGGCGCGCATCCTTCTCGCCCTCCACGACGGACCCGGCTATCCCAGCGACTTGGCGGAAATTATTGGCGTCAGCCGACAGAGTCTTTCAAACCACCTGTCCTGCCTTCGAGGCTGCGGACTCGTTGTCTCCGTACCCGAAGGGCGTCGTTCTCGCTACGAACTGGCCGATGCCAAGTTGGGCGAAGCCTTGTCCAGCCTCCTCGGAGTGGTCATGCTGGCCGCCCCTGAATGTTGCCTCACGAATGATGGCGAGTGCTGCTGA
- a CDS encoding YczE/YyaS/YitT family protein produces the protein MRAFLTSRTLLIRHLRLYIGIFAYGFAISMMLQGQLGSAPWDVLGQGASRVIGLSFGVTTILVSIGVLLLWIPLKQRPGWGTVANTLLVGVFANVGLAILPKPDELIWQILLFTGGLFLLALATALYIGAGMGPGPRDGLMTGLVRVTGKPIWVIRSGLEFTVVAAGWAMGGLAGIGTLVFALAIGPLIQLAVRILYAELEPQRPRQAVVDGPSVSDSSKPCGQGPDEPCRP, from the coding sequence ATGCGAGCGTTTCTCACCAGCCGGACGCTTCTGATCCGCCACCTGCGTCTATATATCGGCATCTTCGCCTACGGTTTCGCCATTTCCATGATGCTGCAAGGTCAACTTGGATCTGCGCCGTGGGATGTGCTCGGACAGGGCGCATCACGGGTTATTGGCTTGTCCTTCGGCGTGACCACCATTCTGGTCAGCATCGGGGTTCTGCTGCTATGGATTCCGTTGAAACAACGCCCGGGATGGGGAACCGTAGCCAACACGCTACTGGTAGGTGTTTTTGCCAACGTCGGACTGGCTATTCTGCCCAAACCCGACGAATTGATTTGGCAAATTCTGCTGTTCACCGGTGGCTTGTTCCTGCTGGCGCTGGCCACCGCGCTCTACATTGGGGCGGGAATGGGGCCGGGTCCGCGCGACGGACTGATGACCGGATTGGTCAGGGTGACTGGGAAGCCCATTTGGGTCATCCGCAGCGGCCTGGAATTCACGGTGGTGGCAGCCGGGTGGGCAATGGGAGGACTCGCCGGGATCGGCACTCTCGTCTTTGCTCTTGCCATCGGGCCACTCATCCAACTGGCTGTTCGAATTCTCTACGCAGAATTGGAACCTCAACGACCACGTCAAGCAGTGGTGGACGGACCATCCGTCAGTGACTCATCAAAACCCTGTGGCCAGGGCCCTGACGAGCCATGCAGACCTTGA
- a CDS encoding iron-containing redox enzyme family protein: MKFPSPRGPLSSSLIGILEQPTNQTNDAVGQFGAQVSEAIAKTAKISADDDIQLILFCLYELHYGGFDGADERWEWNVSLLAARQAIEAAFEAELRAAVELPALEAKTSDDVAEVLFDLTGQDSGPSMSSFVAKEATLEQLREFLIQKSVYQLKEADPHTWAIPRLKGRAKAAMVEIQADEYGGGREHRMHSALFAQTMRGLGLDDNFGGYINAIPALTLAGTNMMSLFGLNRRLRGAIVGHLAAYEMTSSQPNRLYGNGFRRHGFDKDVTWYFDEHVEADAVHEQIAGRDLAGGLFEAEPHLLEDIYFGACAALTVDLWATERTMAAWQSGKSSLLSPLPAAA; this comes from the coding sequence ATGAAATTTCCCAGTCCCCGCGGACCTCTCTCTTCCAGCCTGATCGGAATCCTAGAACAGCCAACAAACCAAACGAACGACGCCGTCGGTCAGTTTGGCGCACAGGTCTCCGAGGCCATCGCGAAAACCGCGAAAATCTCCGCCGATGACGACATCCAGCTCATACTTTTCTGCCTGTACGAGCTGCATTACGGCGGGTTCGACGGCGCGGATGAACGCTGGGAATGGAATGTATCCCTGCTCGCCGCCCGCCAGGCCATCGAAGCGGCGTTTGAAGCGGAGCTCCGCGCCGCCGTCGAGCTTCCCGCCCTCGAAGCGAAGACCAGCGATGACGTCGCCGAAGTGTTGTTCGACCTGACCGGGCAGGACAGCGGCCCGTCCATGTCCAGCTTTGTGGCGAAGGAGGCCACGCTGGAGCAACTCCGGGAGTTCCTGATTCAGAAGTCGGTTTATCAGCTGAAAGAAGCAGACCCGCACACCTGGGCGATCCCACGGCTCAAGGGACGCGCCAAGGCGGCCATGGTCGAGATCCAGGCCGATGAGTACGGCGGCGGGCGCGAACACCGCATGCACTCGGCGCTCTTTGCGCAAACCATGCGCGGACTAGGGCTCGACGATAACTTCGGAGGCTACATCAACGCCATCCCCGCGCTGACCCTGGCGGGTACGAACATGATGTCCCTGTTCGGGCTGAATCGGCGACTGCGCGGAGCCATCGTCGGGCATCTCGCGGCCTACGAAATGACCTCATCACAACCGAACAGGCTCTACGGTAACGGGTTCCGTCGACACGGTTTTGACAAGGACGTCACCTGGTATTTTGACGAGCATGTGGAAGCCGACGCCGTTCACGAGCAGATTGCCGGAAGGGATCTGGCCGGTGGGTTATTTGAGGCTGAACCCCATCTCCTCGAAGACATCTACTTCGGCGCGTGCGCGGCTCTCACCGTGGACTTATGGGCAACGGAGCGCACCATGGCCGCGTGGCAATCGGGCAAATCCTCACTGCTGTCGCCACTGCCAGCTGCGGCATAG
- a CDS encoding LysE/ArgO family amino acid transporter, whose protein sequence is MNLHTIVVDTFDTIQALLLGLGSGLVLIIAIGAQNAFLLRHGIQGRNVTVLILICAVSDAILITLGILGVGAIIGAVPALVDVVRLVGAAFLIGYALLAAKRALRPGSLKVSKPDRATGMRDAVLAMLAITWLNPHVYLDTVMLLGTLANRQGPDLRWWFGAGAIAGSFFWFSALGFGARKLRRFFAKPSSWRILDGVIAVVMLALGLRMAFGH, encoded by the coding sequence GTGAACCTGCACACTATCGTTGTGGACACCTTCGACACGATTCAGGCTTTGCTGTTGGGCCTCGGAAGCGGGCTCGTGCTGATCATCGCTATTGGCGCGCAGAACGCTTTCCTGCTTCGCCACGGTATTCAGGGCAGGAACGTCACGGTCCTGATCCTTATCTGTGCCGTGTCCGACGCCATCCTTATCACCCTGGGCATACTTGGTGTCGGTGCCATCATTGGTGCTGTGCCCGCGCTGGTCGACGTGGTCAGGCTTGTCGGCGCTGCCTTCCTCATTGGGTATGCGCTGCTGGCAGCCAAGCGCGCCCTGCGGCCCGGCAGTCTCAAAGTGTCAAAACCTGATCGCGCTACCGGGATGCGGGACGCCGTTCTGGCCATGTTGGCGATCACCTGGCTGAATCCACACGTCTATCTGGACACGGTGATGTTGCTGGGCACTCTTGCCAACCGCCAGGGCCCCGATTTGAGGTGGTGGTTCGGCGCGGGAGCGATAGCGGGAAGTTTTTTCTGGTTCTCCGCTCTCGGGTTCGGGGCTCGGAAGCTGCGGCGGTTCTTTGCCAAACCGTCTTCGTGGCGCATCCTCGACGGTGTGATCGCCGTCGTTATGCTGGCCCTAGGACTCCGGATGGCGTTCGGGCACTGA
- a CDS encoding putative bifunctional diguanylate cyclase/phosphodiesterase yields the protein MSISVRTRLSAIIGMRKRHTRIVVLLILAYGLARLLNDDGFDPIIDGWLGILAEGSMAAVAWLAFRRATVARPEVGWAAAGITGRVVADCLYLLPTSNIEPGSLLFADVCYLLFFPFLLCSLAVRARRRLAAVAFPALLNSAVGAFGAAAILAVVLQPVIGQALQPGWTATVTVLYPIFDMALVAVIAGVAAFQTVDGNRLWVLLVTGLLLISTGDVVYVLMEQSGTYAVGSMVDITWGAGMLVLVLWIDELADRQEPLVIDDGRNQILIVPVIATLAALIILLLGTQRHISLLALLLASTTLILAAVPLVFRQRMLHRITRTDELTGLPNRRALYADAPARFKGRSPKPQALMLLDLDRFKEVNDSLGHDVGDLLLMQVASRLGLELGPEDLLARLGGDEFAVLLHDSERDSAINKASAIGDALAEPFVLEGITLQTSVSIGIALFPSQGMDLRLLLRKADMAMYKAKSAHTGHHVYQSEDDNHGDQRLRTLQELREALLTDQLVLHYQPKVALETGQIQGAEALVRWNHPERGLLPPVSFLALAEESGLMHELTLVVLGKALDQAALWQERETPLAVAVNVSASSLVDTSFPDKVGAMLAERGLTGLALVLEITEDFLMGDRDRARSILTRLRSQRVQIAVDDFGTGYSSLSYLRDLPIDELKLDQSFVFPIVDDPRAASLVASTVSLAHGLNLRMVAEGVESRAVYDQLTGYGCDRAQGFYMSRPLPAAEFDQWITTRGTAGFVGEVDEPVTV from the coding sequence ATGTCCATTAGCGTGCGCACGCGTCTTTCAGCCATCATCGGCATGCGGAAACGGCACACCCGAATCGTGGTTCTGCTCATCCTCGCCTATGGTCTAGCCCGGCTGTTGAACGACGACGGCTTCGACCCCATCATTGACGGCTGGTTAGGCATACTGGCTGAGGGCTCCATGGCAGCCGTAGCGTGGTTGGCCTTTCGCCGGGCCACCGTTGCTCGGCCAGAAGTTGGCTGGGCTGCCGCAGGCATAACGGGCCGGGTCGTCGCTGATTGTCTCTACCTATTGCCGACCTCGAACATTGAACCTGGATCGTTGTTGTTCGCTGACGTTTGCTACCTGCTGTTCTTCCCATTCCTCCTCTGCTCGTTGGCGGTGCGTGCACGACGCCGACTGGCCGCCGTCGCCTTCCCTGCTCTGCTGAATAGTGCCGTGGGTGCTTTTGGTGCCGCAGCGATCCTGGCGGTTGTGCTCCAACCCGTTATTGGGCAGGCACTGCAACCAGGGTGGACGGCTACGGTTACCGTCCTTTATCCAATTTTCGATATGGCCTTAGTGGCTGTCATCGCAGGAGTCGCAGCTTTCCAGACCGTGGATGGAAACCGGCTATGGGTTCTTCTCGTGACCGGGCTCCTACTGATCAGCACCGGCGACGTGGTCTATGTGCTGATGGAGCAAAGTGGTACCTATGCCGTCGGTTCAATGGTTGACATCACGTGGGGGGCAGGCATGCTGGTCCTCGTTCTATGGATAGACGAGTTAGCTGACCGGCAGGAACCACTGGTTATCGACGATGGTCGCAACCAGATCCTCATCGTCCCCGTCATCGCGACTTTGGCGGCCCTCATCATCCTGTTGCTGGGCACTCAGCGACACATTTCACTGCTGGCTTTGCTGCTGGCCAGTACCACTCTGATTCTCGCGGCTGTTCCCCTGGTATTCCGCCAGCGCATGCTGCACCGCATCACCCGCACCGACGAGCTCACTGGCCTGCCGAACCGCAGAGCCCTCTATGCCGATGCGCCAGCCCGGTTCAAAGGCCGGTCCCCCAAGCCGCAGGCCCTGATGCTCCTGGATCTGGACCGTTTCAAAGAGGTCAATGACAGTCTTGGGCACGACGTCGGCGATCTCCTCCTCATGCAGGTTGCCTCACGTCTGGGTCTGGAGCTGGGACCGGAGGACCTATTGGCGCGGCTGGGCGGCGACGAGTTCGCGGTCCTTCTGCATGATTCCGAGCGCGACAGCGCTATCAACAAGGCCTCCGCCATCGGCGATGCTCTGGCCGAGCCCTTCGTGCTCGAAGGCATCACCCTGCAGACCAGTGTGAGCATCGGGATTGCTCTCTTCCCCTCGCAAGGCATGGACTTGCGTCTGCTGCTGCGCAAAGCGGACATGGCCATGTATAAAGCGAAGTCGGCCCACACGGGGCATCACGTCTACCAGAGTGAGGACGATAATCACGGTGACCAACGGTTGCGCACCTTGCAGGAACTGCGCGAGGCGCTACTCACGGACCAGCTGGTTCTGCACTACCAGCCCAAAGTCGCCCTGGAGACCGGACAGATTCAAGGGGCGGAAGCACTGGTTCGGTGGAACCACCCGGAACGCGGCCTTCTGCCTCCCGTCTCGTTCCTTGCGCTGGCCGAAGAGTCCGGGCTCATGCATGAGCTGACGCTTGTGGTGCTGGGCAAAGCCTTGGACCAGGCCGCGCTGTGGCAGGAACGTGAGACCCCGTTGGCCGTTGCAGTCAACGTTTCCGCCAGCTCTCTGGTGGATACCTCTTTCCCTGACAAGGTCGGTGCCATGCTCGCTGAACGTGGTCTTACCGGACTAGCACTGGTGCTGGAGATCACTGAGGATTTCTTGATGGGCGACAGGGACCGTGCCCGCTCTATCCTGACCCGCCTCCGGAGCCAGCGCGTGCAGATTGCGGTCGACGACTTCGGCACCGGCTACAGTTCCCTGTCCTACCTTCGGGATCTGCCCATTGACGAGCTAAAGCTGGATCAGTCCTTCGTGTTTCCCATCGTCGATGACCCTCGTGCGGCGTCCCTGGTCGCGTCAACGGTGTCTCTGGCCCACGGACTGAATCTGAGGATGGTCGCTGAAGGTGTGGAGAGCCGCGCCGTTTACGATCAGCTCACCGGGTACGGCTGTGACCGGGCACAGGGCTTCTACATGTCGCGGCCGTTGCCTGCCGCAGAGTTCGACCAGTGGATCACCACCCGTGGCACCGCCGGCTTTGTTGGGGAGGTAGACGAGCCGGTGACCGTCTAG
- a CDS encoding cupin domain-containing protein, giving the protein MKKISLTALARHELVHAKEAPSGRSAKTVFGGHEHVMRQTLVAMRAGVSMSEHENPGEATLWVIQGRVSLISGENNWEGSGGDLIIVPDARHSLEALEDSVVVLTVAKR; this is encoded by the coding sequence GTGAAGAAGATATCTTTGACTGCTTTGGCCCGTCACGAGTTGGTTCATGCCAAAGAAGCTCCAAGCGGACGCAGTGCCAAGACGGTATTCGGCGGTCATGAGCATGTGATGCGTCAGACCCTAGTGGCGATGCGCGCCGGTGTATCCATGAGTGAGCACGAGAATCCAGGCGAGGCCACCCTATGGGTTATCCAAGGCCGAGTTTCTCTCATTTCCGGCGAGAATAATTGGGAAGGTTCGGGTGGAGATCTCATCATCGTCCCGGACGCCCGGCACAGTTTGGAGGCTCTGGAGGACTCGGTCGTCGTCCTAACGGTTGCCAAGCGATAG
- a CDS encoding YeeE/YedE family protein, with the protein MLITGLLLGTALGFVMQRGRFCVTGAFRDIWLSRNTRWLTAFMLVVAIQSVGVFALDAAGVITLQEDAFAWLATILGAFIFGFGIILAGGCATGTYYRSGEGLVGSWIALAAYALFAAISKSGPLAGTTDALRSVTVPLTNFHTTLGVSPWVPVAFLLTGVGLAVRHQLRKPKLNIASLPSQRTGVAKALFDKHWGAFTTAVVIGVIAILAWPLSWATGRESGLGITTPSSNLASFFITGDVELVDWGVLLVLGLLVGSFIAAKASGEFKVRVPDSSQAVRSIGGGALMGIGAAWAGGCTIGNAMVNTAVFGYQGWVSLVFMIIGTGVAARIFITPGSNGKNASTTTALATARVS; encoded by the coding sequence ATGTTGATAACAGGTCTCCTCCTCGGTACGGCACTCGGATTCGTCATGCAACGCGGAAGGTTCTGCGTCACTGGCGCATTCCGCGACATCTGGCTCTCCCGCAACACACGGTGGCTGACGGCATTCATGCTGGTTGTCGCCATCCAGAGCGTCGGAGTTTTTGCCCTCGACGCTGCTGGCGTCATCACCCTGCAAGAAGATGCTTTCGCCTGGTTGGCCACCATCCTCGGTGCTTTCATCTTCGGGTTCGGCATTATTCTGGCCGGCGGCTGTGCCACAGGCACCTACTACCGCTCCGGTGAAGGACTCGTTGGATCGTGGATCGCGCTGGCCGCTTACGCGTTGTTTGCCGCGATCTCCAAGTCTGGACCGTTGGCGGGAACCACCGATGCCCTGCGTTCAGTGACCGTTCCACTCACGAATTTCCACACAACCCTCGGTGTTAGCCCCTGGGTGCCGGTCGCCTTCCTGCTTACCGGCGTCGGGTTGGCCGTCCGCCATCAACTGCGCAAACCGAAACTGAACATCGCTTCCCTGCCCTCGCAGCGCACCGGCGTCGCTAAGGCTCTCTTTGACAAGCACTGGGGTGCGTTCACCACGGCTGTCGTCATTGGTGTCATCGCCATTCTGGCGTGGCCGCTGAGTTGGGCGACGGGCCGCGAATCGGGTCTTGGTATCACTACGCCGTCGTCGAACCTTGCTTCCTTTTTCATCACCGGTGATGTTGAGCTCGTCGATTGGGGTGTGCTCCTGGTTCTTGGCCTGCTGGTCGGTTCCTTCATCGCAGCGAAAGCCAGCGGCGAATTCAAGGTCCGGGTTCCGGATTCCTCGCAGGCAGTCCGCAGCATTGGCGGCGGCGCACTCATGGGCATCGGCGCGGCGTGGGCCGGCGGCTGCACAATTGGCAACGCCATGGTCAACACGGCCGTATTTGGCTATCAGGGGTGGGTGTCACTGGTCTTCATGATCATCGGAACCGGCGTGGCCGCAAGGATTTTCATCACCCCCGGTAGCAACGGTAAAAACGCAAGTACGACGACGGCTCTGGCCACCGCACGCGTCAGCTAA
- a CDS encoding cation transporter has protein sequence MSAQNLHLDVAAGERRRVLTRRIRLLVAATITYNVVEAIVAISAGAVASSAALVAFGLDSVVEVLSAAAVAWQFSAGNPQSREKAALRLIAFSFFGLALLVSVGAVSDLLGASVPDHSSVGIALAAVSVVVMPVLSLTQRRVGRELGSNSAVADSRQTMLCSYLSAVVLVGLLLNSTLGWSWADPVAALVIAGFAVKEGISAWKGDACCAPNAVLHESEEPTSGASACECCR, from the coding sequence ATGAGCGCACAGAATCTGCATCTGGACGTCGCAGCCGGTGAGCGACGGCGAGTGCTGACCCGCCGAATCCGGCTTCTCGTGGCTGCAACGATCACCTACAACGTCGTGGAAGCCATTGTGGCGATTTCTGCCGGGGCTGTGGCCTCGTCTGCCGCCTTGGTCGCGTTCGGGCTGGACTCCGTGGTCGAGGTCCTTTCCGCCGCCGCCGTCGCATGGCAGTTCTCCGCGGGCAACCCGCAATCGCGGGAGAAGGCCGCGTTGCGGCTGATCGCCTTCTCATTCTTTGGCTTGGCGTTGCTGGTAAGTGTTGGCGCGGTCAGTGACCTTCTGGGCGCAAGCGTCCCTGATCATTCGTCGGTCGGTATTGCGCTTGCCGCCGTCAGCGTTGTCGTGATGCCTGTGTTATCGCTGACCCAGCGTCGGGTAGGCCGCGAACTAGGCTCGAATTCCGCCGTCGCCGATTCCAGACAGACGATGCTGTGTTCCTACCTGTCCGCTGTCGTCTTGGTCGGATTGCTCCTGAACAGCACGCTCGGCTGGTCGTGGGCGGATCCGGTGGCGGCACTGGTCATTGCCGGGTTCGCGGTCAAGGAGGGGATCTCGGCGTGGAAAGGGGACGCCTGCTGTGCGCCAAACGCTGTTTTACACGAATCGGAGGAACCGACGTCGGGCGCTTCAGCCTGTGAATGCTGTCGGTAA
- a CDS encoding sulfurtransferase TusA family protein, which translates to MAQHILETDGQVCPFPLVEAKAAIAELPIGDELVINFDCTQATDSIPRWAAESGYPVTNFDRRGDAEWTITVQKA; encoded by the coding sequence ATGGCACAGCACATTCTGGAAACCGACGGTCAGGTCTGCCCGTTCCCACTCGTCGAGGCTAAAGCGGCTATCGCTGAGCTGCCGATTGGTGACGAACTGGTCATCAATTTTGACTGCACTCAAGCAACGGACTCCATCCCACGCTGGGCCGCCGAGAGCGGCTACCCGGTCACCAACTTTGATCGCCGCGGCGACGCCGAATGGACCATCACAGTGCAAAAGGCCTAG